One Pseudomonas entomophila genomic window carries:
- a CDS encoding EamA family transporter, protein MGNGLLSSWTFWALLSALFAALTAIFAKVGVAGINSDFATLLRTVVVLVSLALILYATGQYQALGSISPRSYLFLVLSGLATGASWICYFRALQLGQASQVAPVDKLSVVLVAVLGVTLLGERLDLRQWAGISLITIGVVMLAWR, encoded by the coding sequence ATGGGTAACGGTCTGCTGTCGTCCTGGACATTCTGGGCCCTCCTGTCGGCGCTGTTCGCGGCGCTGACGGCGATCTTCGCCAAGGTCGGGGTGGCCGGCATCAACTCCGACTTCGCCACCTTGCTGCGCACGGTGGTCGTGCTGGTGAGCCTGGCGCTGATCCTCTACGCCACCGGGCAGTACCAGGCGCTGGGCTCGATCTCGCCGCGCAGCTACCTGTTCCTGGTGCTCTCGGGCCTGGCCACCGGGGCGTCGTGGATCTGCTACTTCCGCGCCTTGCAGCTGGGCCAGGCCTCGCAGGTGGCGCCTGTGGACAAGTTGAGCGTGGTCCTGGTGGCGGTGCTGGGGGTGACCTTGCTGGGTGAGCGGCTCGACCTGCGCCAGTGGGCCGGCATCAGCCTGATCACGATCGGTGTGGTGATGCTGGCCTGGCGTTAA
- a CDS encoding HAD family hydrolase, which translates to MSLGQIRHWVFDMDGTLTVAVHDFAAIREALDIPAAHDILTHLAALPAAEAAAKHAWLLEHERDLAIASKAADGAVELVRELHARGCRLAILTRNARELAHVTLEAIGLADCFPVEHILGRDEAAPKPSPDGLLQIAQAWGVAPAQMVMVGDYRFDLDCGRAAGTHTVLVNLPDNPWPALADWHAADCRALQALLSQPIDLTRPP; encoded by the coding sequence ATGAGCCTGGGGCAGATCCGCCACTGGGTGTTCGACATGGACGGCACCCTGACCGTGGCCGTGCATGACTTCGCGGCCATTCGCGAAGCCCTGGACATCCCGGCCGCGCACGACATCCTCACCCACCTGGCGGCGTTGCCGGCGGCGGAAGCTGCGGCCAAGCATGCCTGGCTGCTGGAACACGAACGCGACCTGGCGATCGCCTCGAAGGCGGCGGACGGGGCGGTGGAGCTGGTGCGTGAGTTGCACGCGCGTGGTTGTCGCCTGGCGATCCTCACCCGCAATGCCCGCGAGCTGGCCCATGTCACCCTCGAGGCGATCGGCCTGGCTGACTGCTTCCCGGTGGAACACATCCTCGGACGCGACGAGGCGGCGCCCAAACCAAGCCCGGACGGGCTGTTGCAGATCGCCCAGGCCTGGGGCGTCGCCCCTGCGCAGATGGTGATGGTTGGCGACTACCGCTTCGACCTCGATTGTGGCCGGGCGGCGGGCACCCATACCGTGCTGGTGAACCTGCCGGACAATCCGTGGCCGGCGCTGGCCGACTGGCATGCGGCGGATTGCCGGGCGCTGCAAGCGTTGCTCTCCCAACCCATTGACCTGACACGACCTCCGTAG
- a CDS encoding GNAT family N-acetyltransferase, protein MTPIPELESARLVLRQWQDDDLREFAALCADPQVMRYFPAPMTRLEAAALIGRIRGHFNEYGFGLWALERKDSGAFIGMTGLLNVNFDAPFGPAVEIGWRLARRHWGLGFASEAAWTCLRCAFAQLHLDEVVSFTTEGNLPSQKVMQAIGMRHDPAGAFEHPRLPVGHPLRPHVLYRIDRAQWQENLRG, encoded by the coding sequence ATGACCCCCATCCCTGAACTGGAAAGTGCCCGGCTGGTGCTGCGCCAATGGCAGGACGACGATCTGCGCGAGTTCGCCGCCCTGTGCGCCGACCCCCAGGTGATGCGCTATTTCCCCGCGCCCATGACGCGCCTGGAGGCCGCTGCGCTGATCGGCCGGATCCGCGGCCACTTCAACGAGTACGGTTTCGGCCTGTGGGCCCTGGAGCGCAAGGACAGCGGTGCATTCATTGGTATGACCGGGCTGCTCAATGTCAATTTCGACGCGCCGTTCGGCCCGGCGGTGGAGATTGGCTGGCGCCTGGCGCGGCGGCATTGGGGGCTGGGCTTCGCCAGCGAGGCGGCGTGGACCTGCCTGCGCTGCGCATTCGCCCAATTGCACCTGGACGAAGTGGTGTCGTTCACTACCGAAGGCAACCTACCGTCGCAGAAGGTCATGCAGGCCATTGGCATGCGCCACGACCCGGCCGGTGCTTTCGAGCACCCGCGCCTGCCCGTCGGCCACCCGCTGCGCCCCCATGTGCTGTACCGCATCGACCGCGCACAGTGGCAGGAGAACCTGCGCGGCTGA
- a CDS encoding peptidase C39 family protein — protein sequence MQIEFRLATVEDLPALLALENQCFALDRLTPRSFRWMLSHANASLLVAQRDGHLMGYALLLFHRGTSLARLYSIAIAAQARGQGLGARLLEQAERCALDHERAYLRLEVRTDNPTAIALYERHGYRRFAQVDDYYEDHASALRYEKRILQHPTGEARPVPYYAQTTDFTCGPACLLMAMAALQPQRLPTRREELRLWREATTVFMTSGHGGCSPHGLALAAWRRGFRVQLRLNTEGPLFLDGVRQAAKKEVMRLVHEDFCAELQGSDVQIARQAPDLPRVLAQGGLALVLISNYRLTGSKAPHWVLVTACDDDFVYLHDPDIDHGRHRQALDCQHLPVSHQEFQRMSLFGGRKLRAAVVVYATAA from the coding sequence ATGCAGATCGAATTTCGCCTGGCAACTGTCGAAGACCTGCCGGCCCTGCTGGCACTGGAGAACCAGTGCTTCGCCCTGGACCGGCTCACCCCGCGCAGCTTCCGCTGGATGCTCTCCCACGCCAACGCCAGCCTGCTGGTGGCGCAACGTGACGGCCACTTGATGGGCTATGCGTTGCTGCTGTTCCATCGCGGGACATCACTGGCGCGCCTGTACTCCATCGCCATCGCCGCACAGGCACGCGGCCAGGGGCTTGGCGCGCGCCTGCTGGAACAAGCAGAGCGTTGCGCCCTGGACCACGAGCGCGCCTACCTGCGCCTCGAGGTACGCACCGACAACCCCACCGCCATTGCCCTGTACGAGCGCCATGGTTACCGGCGCTTCGCCCAGGTGGACGACTACTACGAGGACCACGCCAGCGCGCTGCGCTACGAGAAACGCATCCTCCAGCACCCGACGGGCGAGGCGCGGCCGGTCCCCTACTACGCCCAGACCACCGACTTCACCTGCGGCCCGGCCTGCCTGCTGATGGCCATGGCCGCCCTGCAACCGCAACGCCTGCCCACCCGCCGCGAGGAACTGCGCCTGTGGCGCGAGGCGACCACCGTGTTCATGACCTCCGGCCACGGCGGCTGCAGCCCCCACGGCCTGGCCCTGGCCGCCTGGCGACGGGGTTTTCGCGTGCAACTGAGGCTCAATACAGAAGGGCCACTGTTTCTCGACGGCGTGCGCCAGGCGGCCAAGAAAGAGGTCATGCGCCTGGTCCACGAGGACTTCTGCGCCGAGTTGCAGGGCAGCGACGTGCAGATCGCCCGGCAGGCGCCCGACCTGCCTCGGGTACTCGCGCAGGGCGGCCTGGCGCTGGTACTGATCAGCAACTACCGGCTGACCGGCAGCAAGGCGCCGCACTGGGTGCTGGTCACCGCTTGCGACGACGATTTCGTCTACCTGCACGACCCCGACATCGACCATGGCCGCCATCGCCAGGCCCTGGATTGCCAGCACCTGCCGGTGAGCCACCAGGAGTTCCAGCGCATGAGCCTGTTCGGCGGGCGCAAGCTGCGCGCGGCGGTGGTGGTGTACGCAACGGCGGCGTAA
- a CDS encoding histidine phosphatase family protein: MLSSKTLDNPANPPRLARRRSRKVLGAALGLIMALAGVTTWLATRTHIVDLGNEQQLSESGLLQDWKDGAVIVMIRHAERCDSAPGPCLDDPTGITIKGSQAARRVGQGLEQLGLANADLLTSPKLRTRQTAHFILGQAVDSADWLESCDRQFASEALARKRVGHNLVLVTHNGCIDHFQRQQNVPGGERESGYASALFVSVNADGKARILGRMNEPDWQRVLASSGR; encoded by the coding sequence ATGCTTTCCAGCAAGACCCTGGACAACCCGGCCAACCCGCCCCGTCTCGCACGCCGCCGATCGCGCAAGGTGCTGGGCGCCGCCCTTGGCCTGATCATGGCCCTGGCCGGGGTGACCACCTGGCTGGCGACGAGGACGCATATCGTGGACCTTGGCAACGAACAGCAACTGAGTGAGAGTGGCCTGCTGCAGGACTGGAAGGACGGCGCGGTGATCGTGATGATCCGCCACGCCGAACGCTGCGACAGCGCCCCCGGCCCGTGCCTGGACGACCCTACCGGCATCACGATCAAAGGCAGCCAGGCGGCGCGACGCGTCGGCCAGGGCCTGGAGCAACTCGGGCTGGCCAATGCCGACCTGCTGACCAGCCCCAAGCTGCGCACGCGCCAGACCGCGCACTTCATCCTCGGCCAGGCGGTGGACAGCGCCGACTGGCTGGAAAGCTGCGACCGTCAGTTCGCCAGCGAAGCCTTGGCCCGCAAGCGTGTGGGGCACAACCTGGTGCTGGTCACCCACAACGGCTGCATCGACCACTTCCAGCGCCAGCAGAACGTACCCGGTGGCGAGCGCGAGAGCGGCTATGCCAGCGCCCTGTTCGTCTCGGTCAACGCTGACGGCAAGGCGCGGATCCTCGGGCGCATGAACGAGCCCGACTGGCAGCGGGTGCTGGCCAGCAGCGGCCGTTGA
- a CDS encoding magnesium transporter CorA family protein: protein MIESYSLAHGQLRKREGLDCEVLLFVEPDSAERELLQAWFHLDAHALASALDPDEVSRLELHRDGLFLIWKRPESYTGGDSFAFQVSSFGMLMVDGHLVLIAPDDSLLDGLGQRHALHDPMDVLLAILLDNLHHYLGHLKVIKMVARELQQRFEQSLENHHLMQMFNLSESLIHYINAIHSNGAVLSRLRAHGEKRHFNPEVLALIDDLVIENNQCHKQAEIYSTVFAGLMDARGNLANNAMNETLRKLTLINVVFLPLNLIASIGGMSEFSMMTAGVPWWLAYALLVLAMMLLGVLMVLALKRLAHRRGTSPTGSARPCGSGFTRECDGAPTGPFAGKPAPTGTCNP from the coding sequence ATGATCGAAAGCTACAGCCTGGCCCACGGCCAGTTGCGCAAGCGCGAAGGGCTCGATTGCGAGGTGCTGCTGTTCGTCGAACCGGACAGCGCCGAGCGCGAGCTGCTGCAGGCGTGGTTCCACCTGGACGCCCATGCCCTGGCCTCGGCGCTGGACCCGGACGAAGTCTCGCGCCTGGAGCTGCACCGTGATGGCCTGTTCCTGATCTGGAAGCGCCCGGAGAGCTACACCGGCGGCGACAGTTTCGCCTTCCAGGTGTCGTCGTTCGGCATGCTGATGGTCGACGGCCACCTGGTGCTGATCGCTCCGGATGACTCATTGCTCGACGGCCTCGGGCAACGCCATGCGCTGCACGATCCGATGGATGTGCTGCTGGCCATCCTGCTGGACAACCTGCACCACTACCTGGGGCACCTGAAGGTGATCAAGATGGTCGCCCGCGAACTGCAGCAGCGCTTCGAGCAGTCGCTGGAAAACCACCACCTGATGCAGATGTTCAACCTCAGCGAGAGCCTGATCCACTACATCAACGCCATCCACAGCAACGGCGCGGTGCTCTCGCGCCTGCGCGCCCACGGCGAGAAGCGCCACTTCAACCCCGAGGTGCTGGCGCTGATCGACGACCTGGTGATCGAGAACAACCAGTGCCACAAACAGGCGGAGATCTACTCGACGGTATTCGCCGGCTTGATGGACGCCCGCGGCAACCTGGCCAACAACGCGATGAACGAGACCCTGCGCAAGCTCACCCTGATCAACGTGGTGTTCCTGCCGCTGAACCTGATCGCCAGCATCGGTGGCATGTCCGAGTTCAGCATGATGACCGCAGGCGTGCCGTGGTGGCTGGCCTACGCGTTGCTGGTGCTGGCGATGATGCTGCTGGGCGTGCTCATGGTGCTGGCGCTCAAGCGTCTGGCCCATCGACGTGGGACAAGTCCGACAGGTTCGGCACGGCCCTGTGGGAGCGGGTTTACCCGCGAATGCGATGGAGCACCCACTGGCCCTTTCGCGGGTAAACCCGCTCCTACAGGCACCTGTAACCCGTAG
- a CDS encoding GNAT family N-acetyltransferase, with protein sequence MAIILDDPDLERVEHYRDDSHLRGELNALTEQTYGFDFEAWYVAGFWEDNYQPCSLVRQGRMLANVSVSPLAFIHQGQYLHCAQIGTAMTRPEARGRGYSRHLMECLVQRWASPCDLLFLFANSTVLGFYPKFGFRRVIEREHYLQWSGAQSASSFSPVDLDDGGQLQRFMAAVAGSCPQARLSLVPNVALTMFYCDGPYREALFYSPRHETYVVVEQEGERMVLVDVFCARLVDLHELLPELVRPGTREVVLGFTPLRDEAFATRVVDNDDALFVWGTSETPLDQAPIRFPMLSHT encoded by the coding sequence ATGGCGATCATCCTCGACGACCCCGACCTCGAGCGGGTCGAACACTACCGCGACGACTCGCACCTGCGTGGCGAGCTGAACGCCCTGACCGAACAGACCTACGGCTTCGATTTCGAAGCCTGGTACGTGGCGGGCTTCTGGGAGGACAACTACCAGCCCTGCTCGCTGGTTCGCCAAGGGCGAATGCTGGCCAATGTCTCGGTCAGCCCGCTGGCCTTCATTCACCAAGGGCAGTACCTGCACTGTGCGCAGATCGGCACGGCGATGACCCGGCCCGAGGCCCGTGGCCGGGGCTACAGCCGCCACCTGATGGAGTGCCTGGTGCAGCGCTGGGCCTCACCTTGCGACCTGTTGTTCCTGTTCGCCAACAGCACCGTGCTGGGCTTCTATCCGAAGTTCGGTTTTCGCCGGGTGATCGAGCGGGAGCATTACCTGCAATGGTCCGGGGCACAGAGCGCCAGCAGTTTCAGCCCGGTGGACCTGGACGATGGTGGGCAATTGCAGCGCTTCATGGCGGCGGTGGCGGGCAGTTGTCCACAGGCTCGCTTGAGCCTGGTGCCCAATGTGGCACTGACGATGTTCTATTGCGACGGGCCGTACCGGGAAGCGTTGTTCTATTCGCCTCGGCATGAGACGTATGTGGTGGTGGAGCAGGAAGGCGAGCGGATGGTGCTGGTGGATGTGTTCTGTGCACGGCTGGTGGACCTGCACGAGTTGCTGCCGGAACTGGTGCGACCAGGGACGCGGGAGGTGGTGCTGGGGTTCACGCCCTTGCGCGACGAAGCCTTCGCCACGCGGGTTGTGGATAACGATGACGCACTGTTCGTCTGGGGCACGTCAGAGACACCGCTCGATCAGGCGCCGATACGTTTCCCAATGCTGTCGCATACCTGA
- the tesB gene encoding acyl-CoA thioesterase II yields MSHVLDDLVDLLSLESIEENLFRGRSQDLGFRQLYGGQVLGQSLSAASQTVEDARHVHSLHGYFLRPGDASMPVVYSVDRVRDGGSFSTRRVTAIQKGQPIFTCSASFQYDEEGFEHQAQMPDVVGPENLPCEVELARAMADQLPERIRDKVLCAKPIEIRPVTERDPFNPKPGDPVKYAWFRADGTLPDIPALHKYLLAYASDFGLLTTALLPHGKSVWQKDMQIASLDHSLWFHRNLRADDWLLYATDSPWAGNARGFTRGSIFNRAGQLVASSTQEGLIRHRKDWA; encoded by the coding sequence ATGAGCCACGTACTGGACGACCTCGTCGACCTGCTGAGCCTCGAATCGATCGAGGAAAACCTGTTCCGCGGACGCAGCCAGGACCTGGGCTTCCGTCAACTGTACGGTGGCCAGGTGCTTGGGCAGTCGCTGTCGGCGGCCAGCCAGACGGTCGAGGACGCCCGCCATGTGCATTCGCTGCACGGCTACTTCCTGCGCCCGGGCGATGCCAGCATGCCGGTGGTGTACTCGGTGGACCGTGTGCGTGACGGCGGCAGCTTCAGCACCCGGCGGGTGACGGCGATCCAGAAGGGCCAGCCGATCTTTACCTGCAGTGCGTCGTTCCAGTACGACGAAGAGGGGTTTGAACATCAGGCACAAATGCCCGATGTGGTCGGCCCCGAGAACCTGCCGTGCGAAGTGGAGCTGGCCCGCGCCATGGCCGACCAGTTGCCCGAACGCATCCGCGACAAGGTGCTGTGCGCCAAGCCCATCGAGATCCGCCCGGTCACCGAGCGCGACCCGTTCAACCCCAAGCCGGGCGACCCGGTCAAGTACGCCTGGTTCCGCGCCGACGGCACGCTGCCGGACATCCCCGCGCTGCACAAGTACCTGCTGGCCTACGCCTCGGACTTCGGCCTGCTGACCACCGCGCTGCTGCCCCATGGCAAGTCGGTGTGGCAGAAGGACATGCAGATCGCCAGCCTCGACCACTCGCTGTGGTTCCACCGCAACCTGCGCGCCGACGACTGGCTGCTGTACGCCACCGACAGCCCCTGGGCCGGCAATGCCCGTGGTTTCACCCGCGGCAGCATTTTCAACCGCGCCGGGCAACTGGTGGCGTCCTCGACCCAGGAAGGCTTGATCCGCCATCGCAAGGACTGGGCATGA
- a CDS encoding zinc-dependent alcohol dehydrogenase family protein — protein sequence MSTKALYVLPGGGYDKVQLGTCETAAPQAGEITVRLHASSLNYHDFAVVSGMWGPSERRIPMADGAGEVIAVGAGVSEFKVGDAVVSTFFPSWLDGQAQVEGFASVPGDGIDGYAREQVTARATSFTHAPKGYSHAEAATLTTAGLTAWRALMSDDHLKPGDSVLVQGTGGVSIFALQFAKLAGATVIATSSSDAKLERLKALGADHLINYKRTPAWGENVRQLTDNRGVDHVIEVGGPATLEQSMIAARIGGHVSLIGILTGVAGQLPLVQALVRQIRLQGVLVGSRAQQQAMVRAIDANGLRPVVDKHFELEQMVEAFKYQESNRHFGKICLTW from the coding sequence ATGAGCACCAAGGCCCTCTACGTCCTGCCCGGTGGCGGCTACGACAAAGTCCAGCTCGGCACCTGCGAAACCGCCGCGCCCCAGGCCGGTGAAATCACCGTGCGCCTGCACGCCAGCTCCCTCAACTACCACGACTTCGCCGTGGTCAGCGGCATGTGGGGCCCGAGCGAGCGGCGCATTCCCATGGCCGATGGTGCCGGCGAAGTGATCGCGGTCGGTGCCGGTGTCAGCGAATTCAAGGTGGGTGACGCGGTGGTGAGCACCTTCTTCCCCAGTTGGCTCGACGGCCAGGCCCAGGTCGAAGGCTTCGCCAGCGTGCCGGGCGATGGTATCGACGGCTACGCCCGCGAGCAGGTGACGGCCCGCGCCACGTCGTTCACCCACGCACCCAAAGGCTACAGCCACGCCGAGGCCGCGACCCTGACCACCGCCGGCCTCACCGCCTGGCGCGCGTTGATGAGCGACGATCACCTCAAGCCGGGCGACAGCGTGCTGGTGCAGGGCACGGGGGGCGTCTCGATCTTCGCCCTGCAGTTCGCCAAGCTGGCAGGCGCCACGGTGATCGCCACGTCGTCCAGCGATGCCAAGCTGGAGCGCCTCAAGGCCCTCGGCGCCGATCACCTGATCAACTACAAGCGCACCCCGGCCTGGGGTGAGAACGTGCGTCAGCTCACCGACAACCGCGGCGTCGACCATGTGATCGAAGTGGGCGGCCCGGCGACGCTGGAGCAATCGATGATCGCCGCGCGCATCGGCGGGCATGTGTCGTTGATCGGCATCCTCACCGGGGTGGCGGGGCAGTTGCCGCTGGTGCAGGCGCTGGTGCGGCAGATCCGCCTGCAAGGCGTGCTGGTGGGCAGCCGCGCGCAGCAGCAGGCGATGGTCCGGGCCATCGACGCCAATGGCCTGCGGCCGGTGGTGGACAAGCATTTCGAACTGGAGCAGATGGTCGAGGCGTTCAAGTACCAGGAAAGCAACAGGCATTTCGGCAAGATCTGCCTGACCTGGTGA
- a CDS encoding RimK family protein, with the protein MSSFQEPLPAWPGESSNSSATGVIYPLQLDNKSSQLVIIVERRDDWASYLPSEDVVTAQEYLEQSRETDNGKRVQVINLCRNYKYLGHGYYCSLLAEARGHKVIPSVRSISELTRKSLYGLALDEMARSLESALANHPYGETEGFTLTLYFGRTDLEPLQDIARQLFESFPCPILLVEFRKTSTWHIAGVKAGALHKLREDQQDQFANALDGFSRRIWRQPRSRRVARYDLAILHDPDEALPPSNPKALERFIRAGHQLGVDVELIGKKDYARLAEYDALLIRETTSVDNHTYRFAKKAESEGLVVMDDPASILRCTNKVYLTDLLRSHRLAMPASEILYRDNPQALEGIGERLGFPLVLKIPDGCFSRGVIKVRDHAELLAATAELFEHSVLLLAQEYLYTEYDWRIGVLNRKPIFACQYFMSKGHWQIFNHQAQRDEVNGECRTLAVHEAPRAVVELAVKAANLIGDGLYGVDLKQVGERVVVIEVNDNPNLDAGIEDAYLHDDLYTLVLEEFIRRLEQKRRGQAW; encoded by the coding sequence ATGTCTTCGTTTCAGGAACCTTTACCGGCATGGCCCGGGGAAAGTTCAAACTCAAGTGCGACTGGCGTTATTTATCCACTGCAACTGGACAACAAGTCAAGTCAGCTGGTGATCATCGTGGAGCGGCGTGATGACTGGGCTTCGTACCTGCCAAGCGAAGATGTCGTGACGGCTCAGGAATACCTGGAACAGTCTCGCGAGACAGACAACGGCAAGCGCGTACAAGTCATAAACTTATGTCGTAACTATAAGTATCTAGGCCACGGTTATTATTGTTCGTTGTTGGCCGAGGCGCGCGGTCACAAAGTCATTCCCTCGGTCAGAAGTATCAGTGAGCTGACCCGTAAATCGTTATACGGGTTGGCCCTCGACGAGATGGCGCGCAGCCTGGAAAGTGCCTTGGCCAATCACCCCTACGGTGAAACCGAAGGCTTCACCCTGACCCTGTATTTCGGCCGTACCGACCTGGAACCGCTGCAGGACATTGCCCGCCAGCTGTTCGAAAGTTTCCCTTGCCCGATCCTGCTGGTGGAATTCCGCAAGACCAGCACCTGGCATATCGCCGGGGTCAAGGCCGGCGCGCTGCACAAACTGCGCGAAGACCAGCAGGACCAGTTCGCCAACGCCCTCGATGGCTTCAGCCGCAGGATCTGGCGCCAGCCGCGTTCGCGCCGGGTGGCGCGCTACGACCTGGCGATCCTCCACGACCCCGACGAAGCGCTGCCGCCGTCCAACCCCAAGGCCCTGGAGCGCTTCATCCGCGCCGGGCACCAGCTGGGGGTCGATGTCGAACTGATCGGCAAGAAAGACTACGCCCGCCTGGCCGAATACGATGCCCTGCTGATCCGCGAGACCACCAGCGTCGACAACCACACCTACCGCTTCGCCAAGAAGGCCGAGAGCGAAGGGCTGGTGGTGATGGACGACCCGGCATCGATCCTGCGCTGCACCAACAAGGTCTACCTGACCGACCTGTTGCGCAGCCATCGCCTGGCCATGCCGGCCAGCGAGATCCTCTACCGCGACAACCCTCAGGCGCTGGAAGGCATCGGCGAACGGCTGGGCTTTCCGCTGGTGCTGAAGATCCCCGACGGTTGTTTCTCCCGGGGCGTGATCAAGGTCAGGGACCACGCCGAACTTCTGGCCGCCACTGCCGAACTGTTCGAGCACTCGGTGCTGCTGCTGGCCCAGGAGTACCTCTACACCGAATACGACTGGCGCATCGGTGTGCTCAACCGCAAGCCGATCTTCGCCTGCCAGTACTTCATGTCCAAGGGCCACTGGCAGATCTTCAACCACCAGGCCCAGCGTGACGAGGTCAACGGCGAGTGCCGCACCCTGGCCGTGCACGAGGCGCCTCGGGCGGTGGTGGAGCTGGCGGTGAAGGCCGCCAACCTGATCGGCGACGGCCTGTACGGCGTCGATCTCAAGCAGGTCGGCGAGCGGGTGGTGGTGATCGAGGTGAACGACAACCCCAACCTCGACGCCGGCATCGAAGACGCCTACCTGCACGATGACCTCTACACCCTGGTGCTGGAGGAATTCATCCGCCGCCTGGAGCAGAAGCGCCGGGGGCAAGCCTGGTAA
- a CDS encoding histone deacetylase family protein: protein MPLPLIYHDDYSPEFPADHRFPMDKFRLLRDHLVDSGLTTDQALLRPEICPNDILALAHDRDYIERYMNGELSREDQRRLGLPWSEALARRTVRAVGGSLLTAEMALRHGIACHLAGGTHHAHYDHPAGFCIFNDLAVISRYLLAAGCVHRVLIFDCDVHQGDGTARILQDTPEAITVSLHCEQNFPARKAQSDWDIPLPRGMHDDAYLKVVDDALNYLLPLYQPDLVLYDAGVDVHKDDALGYLQLTDEGLAARDELVLRQCLGRDIPVVGVIGGGYSKDRVALARRHGILHHSAARVIGCSQ from the coding sequence ATGCCGCTGCCACTGATCTACCACGACGACTACAGCCCCGAGTTCCCAGCGGACCACCGCTTCCCGATGGACAAGTTCCGCCTGTTGCGCGACCACCTGGTCGACAGCGGGCTGACCACCGACCAGGCGCTGCTGCGCCCGGAGATCTGCCCCAACGACATCCTCGCCCTGGCCCACGACCGCGACTACATCGAGCGCTACATGAACGGCGAGCTGTCACGGGAAGACCAGCGCCGCCTCGGCCTGCCCTGGAGCGAAGCCCTGGCCCGGCGCACCGTGCGCGCGGTCGGCGGTTCGCTGCTCACCGCCGAGATGGCGCTGCGGCACGGCATCGCCTGCCACCTGGCCGGTGGCACCCACCATGCCCACTACGACCACCCGGCCGGCTTCTGCATCTTCAACGACCTGGCGGTGATCAGCCGCTACCTGCTGGCGGCCGGCTGCGTGCACCGGGTACTGATCTTCGACTGCGACGTGCACCAGGGCGACGGCACCGCGCGCATCCTCCAGGACACCCCCGAGGCGATCACCGTGTCGCTGCACTGCGAGCAGAACTTCCCGGCGCGCAAGGCCCAGAGCGACTGGGACATTCCCCTGCCAAGGGGCATGCATGACGACGCCTACCTCAAGGTGGTGGACGATGCGCTGAACTACCTGCTGCCGCTGTACCAGCCAGACCTGGTGCTGTACGACGCCGGCGTCGATGTGCACAAGGACGATGCCCTGGGCTACCTGCAACTGACCGATGAAGGCCTGGCCGCCCGCGACGAGTTGGTACTGCGCCAATGCCTGGGCCGCGACATCCCGGTGGTCGGGGTGATCGGTGGCGGCTACAGCAAGGATCGTGTGGCCCTGGCCCGGCGCCACGGCATCCTCCACCACAGCGCGGCACGGGTCATCGGTTGTTCACAATGA